A region from the Benincasa hispida cultivar B227 chromosome 12, ASM972705v1, whole genome shotgun sequence genome encodes:
- the LOC120067386 gene encoding uncharacterized protein LOC120067386, producing the protein MPSYVKFLKDILANKRKIGENETIALTYECSALFQNNIPTKMKYPRSFTLLCLIEGKKVGNALCDLGASINLMPLSIFKKLDIGNARPTTITLQLANRSITHPDGKIEDVLVQVDKFIFPANIIILDYKADREVPIILGRPFLATGRALIDVQKGELTIRVDDQEVKFNVFNALKYPSDMESCQYIEELQEEPWHEPLEEMEEEEFGISAIWE; encoded by the coding sequence ATGCCGagctatgtaaaatttctcaaggatatacTTGCTAACAAAAGAAAGATTGGGGAGAATGAAACAATTGCGTTAACATATGAATGTAGTGcactgtttcaaaacaatattCCCACAAAAATGAAGTACCCTAGGAGTTTTACATTGCTCTGCTTAATAGAAGGGAAGAAGGTCGGGAACGCGCTGTGCGATTTAGGGGCGAGCATAAATCTGATGCCCTTATCGATCTTTAAAAAGTTGGATATTGGCAACGCAagaccaaccacgatcacaCTACAGTTGGCCAATAGATCGATAACGCATCCTGATggcaagatagaggatgtactcgtgcaagtggacaagttcATCTTCCCGGCAAACATTATCATATTGGATTACAAAGCTGACAGAGAAGTACCTATCATCTTAGGTCGCCCATTTCTCGCAACAGGGCGAGCGCTGATCGATGTGCAAAAAGGAGAACTCACCATCAGAGTTGACGATCAGGAAGTGAAGTTCAACGTtttcaatgcgttgaagtacccaaGTGATATGGAGAGTTGCCAATATATTGAGGAATTACAGGAAGAACCGTGGCACGAACCCCTGGAAgaaatggaggaagaagaatttGGAATCAGCGCAATTTGGGAGTAG